The following coding sequences lie in one Clostridia bacterium genomic window:
- a CDS encoding MMPL family transporter encodes MKFSRAVVKHRAPIIIITLLLLIPALFGYIHTRVNYDMLDYLPEDIDTVIGQKELMEDFGKGAFSFIIAEGMPAKDVSALKAKLEQVEHVETVLWYDSLADVSVPMQILPDELYEAFNSENATVMAVFFDSSTSEDVTMDAIREIRSVAGKQCFISGLSAMVTDLKDLCEREEPVYVGIAVALALAGMMLFMDSWLIPLVFLLSIGLMIMLNLGSNYFFGEISYVTKALSAVLQLAVTMDYSIFLWHSYNEQREQTPDDPKAAMARAIKSTLTSIVGSSVTTVAGFIALCFMSFTIGRDLGVVMAKGVLLGVIGSVTVLPALILVLDKPLQKTKHRSLIPKTQGVSKFIVRIFPLLLVIFVALIPPAYYGYSKTNSEVYYDMTEVMPQDMESVIATAKLRDEFDMASTHMLLVETSVPQKDVRAMTREMRQVDGVKRVIGLSALLGSRVPAEALPDSVTSLLRSDRWELMLVSSEYPVAGDEVNAQITELNAILKKYDAGGLLIGEAPCMKDMIDTTDRDFRVVNMVSIFAIFLIIALVEKSVSLPFILIAVIELAIFINLGLPHYFGQSLPFIAPICISTIQLGATVDYAILMTTRYKTERLGGRDKREAVRVALATSIPSIIVSGMGLFAATFGVALYSDIDMISSMCMLMARGAIISMVMVILALPALLLLCDRAVCATTAGMRHLKKTGAARCDTEEK; translated from the coding sequence ATGAAGTTCTCAAGGGCGGTGGTAAAGCACCGCGCACCGATCATCATTATCACGCTGCTGCTGCTTATACCGGCGCTGTTCGGATATATACACACCCGCGTAAATTACGATATGCTCGATTATCTGCCGGAGGACATAGACACCGTCATCGGTCAGAAAGAACTGATGGAGGATTTCGGCAAGGGCGCGTTCTCCTTCATCATCGCGGAGGGGATGCCGGCGAAGGACGTTTCCGCGCTGAAGGCGAAGCTCGAACAGGTCGAGCACGTTGAAACGGTGCTGTGGTACGATTCGCTTGCGGACGTATCCGTGCCGATGCAAATACTCCCCGACGAACTCTATGAGGCGTTCAACAGCGAAAACGCGACTGTGATGGCGGTCTTTTTCGACAGCTCCACGTCCGAGGACGTGACGATGGACGCCATACGCGAGATACGCTCGGTCGCGGGCAAGCAATGCTTTATCTCCGGCCTGTCCGCGATGGTCACGGACTTAAAGGACCTGTGCGAGCGTGAGGAGCCGGTCTATGTCGGGATCGCGGTGGCGCTCGCGCTGGCGGGGATGATGCTCTTTATGGACAGCTGGCTGATCCCGCTGGTATTTCTGCTCTCGATCGGGCTGATGATAATGCTCAACCTCGGCTCGAACTATTTTTTCGGCGAGATCTCATACGTAACAAAGGCGCTCTCCGCGGTGCTGCAGCTCGCCGTGACGATGGACTATTCCATCTTCCTCTGGCACAGCTATAACGAGCAGCGCGAGCAGACGCCGGACGACCCGAAGGCGGCGATGGCGCGCGCGATAAAATCGACGCTGACGAGCATCGTCGGCAGCTCGGTAACGACGGTGGCGGGCTTCATCGCGCTCTGCTTTATGAGCTTCACGATAGGGCGCGACCTCGGCGTCGTTATGGCCAAGGGCGTTCTGCTCGGCGTTATCGGCAGCGTGACGGTGCTGCCGGCGCTGATCCTCGTGCTCGATAAGCCGCTGCAAAAAACGAAGCACCGTTCGCTGATACCGAAAACGCAGGGCGTTTCAAAATTCATCGTCAGGATATTCCCGCTGCTGCTGGTCATATTCGTCGCGCTCATCCCGCCGGCGTATTACGGCTACTCAAAGACCAACAGCGAGGTATATTATGATATGACCGAAGTTATGCCGCAGGATATGGAGAGCGTTATCGCGACCGCCAAGCTGCGTGACGAATTCGATATGGCGTCCACTCATATGCTGCTGGTGGAAACCTCCGTGCCGCAGAAGGACGTGCGCGCTATGACGCGTGAAATGCGGCAGGTCGACGGCGTGAAGCGCGTGATCGGCCTTTCCGCGCTGCTCGGCTCCCGCGTGCCCGCGGAGGCGCTGCCGGACTCCGTTACCTCCCTGCTGCGCAGCGACAGGTGGGAGCTGATGCTCGTCAGCTCCGAATACCCCGTCGCCGGCGACGAGGTCAACGCGCAGATCACGGAGCTCAATGCGATACTCAAAAAATACGACGCCGGCGGCTTGCTGATCGGCGAAGCGCCCTGTATGAAGGATATGATCGACACGACCGACCGCGACTTCCGCGTCGTCAATATGGTATCGATCTTTGCGATATTCCTGATAATCGCGCTGGTGGAAAAGAGCGTTTCGCTCCCGTTCATACTCATCGCGGTCATCGAGCTCGCGATATTCATAAACCTCGGTCTGCCGCACTATTTCGGGCAGAGCCTGCCCTTCATCGCCCCGATCTGCATCAGCACGATACAGCTCGGCGCGACGGTCGACTACGCGATACTGATGACCACGCGCTACAAGACCGAACGCCTCGGCGGCAGAGACAAGCGCGAAGCCGTCCGCGTCGCGCTGGCGACCTCGATCCCGTCGATAATCGTTTCCGGAATGGGGCTTTTCGCCGCGACCTTCGGCGTCGCCCTCTATTCCGATATCGATATGATAAGCTCGATGTGTATGCTGATGGCGAGAGGCGCGATAATCAGTATGGTTATGGTCATCCTCGCCCTGCCCGCGCTGCTGCTGCTCTGCGACAGGGCCGTCTGCGCGACTACCGCGGGAATGAGGCATCTGAAGAAAACGGGCGCCGCCCGCTGCGATACGGAGGAGAAATGA
- a CDS encoding sugar phosphate isomerase/epimerase — MKLCVSSYGFYWTREKTLEGLIAVVNKAAEMGFEGIEFMEYDEVGLKEAKALRAACAAAGITPVNLCCGAHFATPSASETEAQVEELKRRVDVAAELGCVFLRHDAARGPLPEPYPQTYEAAVPYMAEGIRRVTEYAASAGVKTLTENHGQFSQDARRVESLIKAVGHPNFGALVDIGNFMCVDEDPPVSVAVLAPYARHVHCKDFLFRPASEADSCADWLTTRGGNKLRGCNIGRGAAKAEQSVKALLAAGYDGWWSVEYEGSDPPEQGIREGTENLKRYLSE, encoded by the coding sequence ATGAAGCTTTGCGTCAGCAGCTACGGATTTTACTGGACGAGAGAAAAAACGCTCGAGGGGCTTATCGCCGTCGTGAACAAGGCGGCGGAAATGGGCTTTGAGGGCATAGAGTTTATGGAATACGACGAGGTCGGGCTGAAGGAGGCGAAGGCGCTGCGCGCCGCCTGCGCGGCGGCGGGGATAACGCCGGTGAACCTCTGCTGCGGCGCGCATTTCGCGACGCCGTCCGCGTCTGAAACGGAAGCGCAGGTCGAGGAACTGAAGCGCCGCGTGGACGTCGCCGCCGAGCTCGGATGCGTCTTCCTGCGGCACGACGCCGCGCGCGGGCCGCTGCCCGAGCCGTACCCGCAGACCTACGAGGCGGCCGTTCCGTATATGGCGGAGGGCATACGCCGCGTGACCGAATACGCCGCCTCCGCCGGCGTGAAGACGCTGACGGAGAATCACGGGCAGTTCTCGCAGGACGCCCGCCGCGTCGAATCGCTCATCAAGGCGGTCGGCCACCCGAATTTCGGCGCGCTCGTCGACATCGGCAACTTTATGTGCGTCGACGAAGACCCGCCCGTCAGCGTTGCCGTTCTCGCGCCTTACGCGCGCCACGTTCACTGCAAGGATTTCCTTTTCAGACCTGCGTCGGAGGCGGACTCCTGCGCGGACTGGCTGACGACGCGCGGCGGCAACAAGCTGCGCGGCTGTAATATCGGCCGCGGCGCGGCGAAGGCGGAGCAGAGCGTGAAGGCGCTCCTCGCCGCCGGCTACGACGGCTGGTGGTCGGTCGAATACGAGGGCTCCGACCCGCCCGAGCAGGGCATAAGGGAAGGAACGGAAAACCTGAAAAGGTATCTGAGTGAATAA
- a CDS encoding TetR family transcriptional regulator C-terminal domain-containing protein — protein MPNFTKTAIKSAFMALLDKNPLSRITVRMIVDECGIHRNSFYYHYDDIPALIEEIITEEAERIISAHPTIDSAEDAISAAIDFGSENRRAILHIYNSISRDIFERYLWKVCDYIVEAYSKRVPPTAPISEGDRGVIAGFYKCAFFGIVADWLAGGMKTDVRAWAARLCALHRGVPEEMLRRAAKS, from the coding sequence ATGCCGAACTTCACGAAGACCGCGATAAAATCCGCATTTATGGCTCTTCTTGATAAAAACCCGCTGAGCCGCATCACCGTCAGGATGATCGTTGACGAATGCGGGATCCACCGCAACTCCTTCTATTACCACTATGACGACATCCCCGCGCTGATCGAGGAGATCATCACCGAGGAGGCCGAGCGCATCATCTCCGCGCACCCGACCATCGACTCCGCCGAGGACGCGATAAGCGCCGCGATCGACTTCGGCAGCGAAAACCGCCGCGCGATACTGCACATCTATAACTCCATCAGCCGCGACATCTTTGAGCGCTATCTCTGGAAGGTCTGCGACTATATCGTGGAGGCGTATTCAAAGCGCGTTCCGCCGACGGCGCCGATAAGCGAAGGCGACCGGGGAGTGATCGCCGGCTTCTATAAGTGCGCATTTTTCGGCATCGTGGCGGATTGGCTCGCCGGCGGGATGAAGACCGACGTGCGCGCCTGGGCGGCGCGCCTGTGCGCTCTGCATCGCGGCGTGCCGGAGGAGATGCTCCGCCGCGCCGCGAAGAGCTGA